The proteins below are encoded in one region of Desulfobacteraceae bacterium:
- a CDS encoding propionyl-CoA synthetase: MTDLYQTTFEKSINDPNAFWAEAAEDCFWYKKWDKVLDDSNKPFYRWFTGAVTNTCYNALDYHIERGHGDRLAMIYDSPVTDTIKKFTYSQLRDLVANFAGVLAGRGVVKGDRVIIYMPMIPEAAIAMLACARIGAVHSVVFGGFAAKELATRINDAKPKVIVSASCGIEGKRVIAYKPLLDEAIQIADSKPDACVIFQRPMATAELTAGRDFDWQSLAAEAKPQDCVQVAATDPLYILYTSGTTGQPKGVVRDNGGHLVALKWSMKGVYNIDEGDVWWAASDVGWVVGHSYIVYAPLFKGCTTILFEGKPVGTPDAGVFWRVISQHKIKSMFTAPTAYRAIKREDPKGALIKNYDLSCFKALFLAGERSDPDTLQWSENHLKVPVIDHWWQTETGWAIAANCMGLKHFPVKYGSPTKAVPGWNVKVVNPENEEVPAGEIGALVVKLPLPPGSLPTLWNNDAGYIKSYLEEFPGYYKTADAGFIDEDDYVYVMSRTDDIINVAGHRLSTGAMEEVLADHPDVAECAVLGVEDSLKGQIPIGFLVLNAGVDRKEEEIIKEVVQMVRDRIGPVAAFKTATVVKRLPKTRSGKILRGTIQKIADNKEFKTPATIDDPATLSEMEEALNRIGFAKSRK; the protein is encoded by the coding sequence ATGACCGACCTTTACCAGACCACCTTTGAAAAATCCATCAACGACCCCAACGCCTTCTGGGCGGAGGCGGCCGAGGACTGCTTCTGGTACAAGAAGTGGGACAAGGTCCTCGACGACTCCAACAAACCGTTCTACCGCTGGTTCACCGGCGCCGTCACCAACACCTGCTACAACGCGCTGGATTATCACATCGAACGCGGCCACGGCGACCGCCTGGCCATGATCTACGACAGCCCGGTGACCGACACCATCAAGAAATTCACCTATTCGCAGCTCAGGGACCTGGTCGCCAATTTCGCCGGCGTTTTGGCCGGCCGCGGGGTCGTCAAGGGCGACCGGGTGATCATCTACATGCCGATGATCCCCGAGGCGGCCATCGCGATGCTGGCCTGCGCCCGCATCGGGGCGGTCCATTCGGTGGTCTTCGGCGGTTTTGCGGCCAAGGAACTGGCCACCCGGATCAACGACGCCAAGCCCAAGGTCATCGTGTCGGCCTCCTGCGGGATCGAAGGCAAGCGCGTGATCGCCTACAAGCCGCTTTTGGACGAGGCCATCCAGATCGCCGACAGCAAACCCGATGCCTGCGTGATCTTCCAGCGGCCGATGGCCACTGCCGAACTGACCGCCGGCCGCGACTTCGACTGGCAGAGCCTCGCAGCCGAGGCCAAGCCCCAGGACTGCGTACAGGTCGCGGCCACCGACCCGCTCTACATCCTTTACACCTCGGGCACCACCGGCCAACCCAAGGGCGTGGTGCGCGACAACGGCGGCCACCTGGTGGCGCTCAAGTGGAGCATGAAGGGGGTCTACAACATCGATGAAGGCGACGTGTGGTGGGCGGCCAGCGATGTCGGCTGGGTGGTGGGCCACTCCTACATCGTCTACGCGCCGCTTTTCAAGGGCTGCACCACGATCCTCTTCGAGGGCAAGCCGGTGGGCACCCCGGATGCCGGCGTCTTCTGGCGGGTCATCAGCCAGCACAAGATCAAGAGCATGTTCACCGCCCCCACGGCCTACCGCGCCATCAAGCGCGAGGACCCCAAAGGCGCGCTGATCAAGAACTACGATCTGAGCTGTTTCAAGGCCCTTTTTCTCGCCGGCGAACGCTCCGATCCCGACACGCTCCAGTGGTCGGAAAACCACCTCAAGGTGCCGGTCATCGACCACTGGTGGCAGACCGAAACCGGCTGGGCGATCGCCGCCAACTGCATGGGGCTGAAACACTTCCCAGTCAAGTACGGCTCGCCCACCAAGGCCGTGCCGGGCTGGAACGTCAAGGTGGTCAATCCCGAAAACGAGGAGGTCCCCGCGGGCGAGATCGGCGCCCTGGTGGTCAAGCTGCCCCTGCCGCCGGGCAGCCTGCCGACCCTCTGGAACAACGATGCCGGCTACATCAAATCCTACCTGGAGGAATTCCCGGGCTATTACAAAACCGCCGACGCCGGCTTCATCGACGAAGACGACTACGTCTACGTCATGTCCCGCACCGACGACATCATCAACGTCGCCGGCCACCGCCTCTCCACGGGCGCCATGGAGGAGGTCCTGGCCGACCACCCGGATGTCGCCGAGTGCGCCGTGCTGGGGGTCGAGGACAGCCTCAAGGGGCAGATCCCCATCGGGTTCCTGGTGCTCAACGCCGGCGTCGACCGCAAGGAGGAGGAGATCATCAAAGAGGTGGTCCAGATGGTGCGCGACCGCATCGGGCCGGTGGCCGCCTTCAAGACCGCGACGGTGGTCAAGCGCCTGCCCAAGACCCGCTCGGGCAAAATCCTGCGCGGCACCATCCAGAAAATCGCCGACAACAAGGAGTTCAAAACGCCGGCGACCATCGATGACCCCGCCACCCTGAGCGAGATGGAGGAGGCCTTAAACCGCATCGGCTTCGCCAAATCCCGCAAGTAG